One genomic window of Coffea eugenioides isolate CCC68of chromosome 1, Ceug_1.0, whole genome shotgun sequence includes the following:
- the LOC113768508 gene encoding uncharacterized protein LOC113768508, producing the protein MIDIFAALHYSEERQVTFAVFQLEGVARSWWNIIQTKWEREQTPRTWVNFVREFNAKYFPPLVQEKKKDEFIRIRQGTQSVAEYESQFTRLSKFAPELILTEQRRARRFLQGLNIEIQKDLAVAQITTFSDAVEKALRSENARLQVRNFQNRKRGASGSSSTQGDKSTPPKFGRGTGGGRFSGMARGTPPRGGQTGRGQQRNASQGSSATVSRGPCSFCGKPNHTEDDCWRK; encoded by the coding sequence ATGATAGACATTTTTGCCGCTTTACATTACTCGGAAGAGAGGCAGGTTACTTTTGCGGTCTTTCAATTAGAAGGGGTCGCTCGCTCTTGGTGGAATATTATTCAGACGAAATGGGAGCGAGAACAGACACCAAGAACGTGGGTGAACTTCGTAAGGGAGTTCAATGCCAAGTACTTTCCACCATTGGTCcaggagaagaagaaagacgAGTTCATCCGAATCCGCCAAGGCACCCAATCTGTGGctgaatacgagagccagtttacccgcTTGTCTAAATTCGCTCCTGAACTCATCCTAACTGAACAAAGGAGGGCGAGACGTTTCCTTCAGGGGCTTAACATAGAAATTCAAAAGGACTTAGCCGTGGCCCAAATTACCACCTTTAGTGATGCAGTTGAGAAAGCCTTGCGATCTGAGAATGCCAGGCTTCAAGTGAGGAACTTTCAAAATAGAAAACGTGGAGCTTCTGGGAGTAGCTCAACTCAAGGGGAtaaaagtacccctcccaaatTTGGAAGGGGAACCGGAGGGGGACGGTTCTCGGGTATGGCAAGAGGGACTCCGCCAAGAGGTGGCCAGACTGGACGAGGCCAGCAGAGGAACGCCTCGCAAGGGAGTTCAGCCACCGTTTCTCGTGGACCGTGTAGCTTCTGTGGGAAACCAAACCACACGGAGGACGACTGTTGGAGGAAGTAG